The genomic DNA TGCTTTTCCATGATCTTCTGGTTCTTCTCTTTTTCGGAAAGAGTCGGATCTTCCTGCAATTCCTCTATTTCCTTTTCAAGCTTCTCAATCTGCTTTTTGAGCATCTTGATGACCGGGTTATCTTCCTGTTCTTCTTCGTTTTTGTCGATTGTCAGGGATGTACCTTGTTTCTCGGGGGCGGCAAGAGCGCGTGCTTCCTGTGAAATGGAAATGGTGTCGCCGTGCTGCTGGTCAGGCGCTTTCATGGTATGGGTCTGTTCTTCCGGCGTTTTTTCCGTTGCCGGATTCTTGATGCGTAACCCCTCGGCGAATTGTGATGTTTGTTGTGCAAGGCTGGATTCGATGACCATGGCGCAGGCTCCTGTTTGAATCAAACGACTACTTGAGTCGTATCGGCAGATTGTGGGAAAACTTTAGGCTTCATGAACGAACTGGGGATATGTGGTATTGGTGGATTTGTTTCAGTGAATTTGATGCATGGGCATGACGGGTTATTTTTGTTCGATTGCATATCATTGTTGCGCGTTACAGGAAAAAAAAGGTAATCTCGCACCACTACGCAATTGCATTCAAGCCGTATGAGGACCATTATGAGCGTCACCAATCTCGAATATTTGTTCAACCCCAAGTCGGTTGCCGTTATCGGCGCGACCAACGATCCGCAGAATGCCGGAAACATCGTCATGCGAAATATCATGGCGGGCGGCTTCAAGGGACCGGTCATGCCGGTGAGCGACACTGCCGAGGCCATTTCGGGTGTGCTGACGCATGCTTCGGTCAAGAACCTGCCCAAGACGCCGGATCTGGCCGTGGTCTGTTCCCCGCTGGATGAAGTGCCTGAGATAATCTATTCCCTGCGGAAACGCGGCACGCGCGGCGCGGTGCTCATGGGATCAGGGTTTGCTTGCATGTCGCCGGAGGAGAGGATGGACGTCAAGTCCACCATTCTCAAGGTCGCCAACACCCCGGACATACGGCTCATAGGTCCGA from uncultured Pseudodesulfovibrio sp. includes the following:
- a CDS encoding FlxA-like family protein, translating into MVIESSLAQQTSQFAEGLRIKNPATEKTPEEQTHTMKAPDQQHGDTISISQEARALAAPEKQGTSLTIDKNEEEQEDNPVIKMLKKQIEKLEKEIEELQEDPTLSEKEKNQKIMEKQAQLVDLRDQLAKAQEEDLKAQGMASGGGTRANGFGNSVGTF